Genomic DNA from Desulfurivibrio alkaliphilus AHT 2:
GTCGGTATGGACCACCATGCTTTTTTCCCGCAACCAAGTGAGTTCGGCGGGAATCAGCAGGTCGCGAAAGCCCGAAGGGGTGTAGGGGTCGGGGCGCCTTTCCTGTACGGCCTCTCTTTTTTCCCGGTCTTCAGGGCCGGCATTTTGATGCTGGGTGCAGCCGGCCAGCAAAAACAGCAGGAAAATGCAGGCCAGCAGGGCAAGGTAACTTTTGGCGAACGGGACGGTCTGCTTGAACATCGGGGTAGCCTCCTGGTCATGAACTTAATTAAATTGACTTGAGAATGAAATCCTCAAGGGGTTTGCGTTGGGAGCGTCGATCTTTGGGCTCCGGCCGGCCCAGGGCGATAACCGCCATCAGGTCGAGATGATCGTCAAGGTCCAACTCCTGCCGGACCTTGTCCTTGTTGTGCAGAATCTGCCCCAGCCAGACCGCTCCCAGCCCCAGGGCTTCGGCGGCCAGCAACATGTTCTGGATACAGGCGCCAGCGGCCTGCTGATCCTTGACCGGGTCGTACATTGCCCCCTGGTCGAGAAAAACGGCGATCAGGGCCGGGGCGGCCAGCACGATCCGGCTGTATTTGGTGAGTTCCGCCAGCCTGGCCCGGGTTTCTTCGGCGCGGATCAGCACAAAGCGCCAGGGTTGATTATTGAGCCCCGAAGGGGCCCAGATGCCGGCGCGTACAATTTCCTGCAACTCATCGGGCGAAACCTCTTCCGGGGTGAATTCGCGAACGCTGCGGCGGCGGTAGATTGCTTCGAGAACCGGATTATGCATGGCTGCTCTGTTGGCGGTTAGTTATTGATAGATTGAAGACGGCGCTACCAGG
This window encodes:
- a CDS encoding nitroreductase family protein, with protein sequence MHNPVLEAIYRRRSVREFTPEEVSPDELQEIVRAGIWAPSGLNNQPWRFVLIRAEETRARLAELTKYSRIVLAAPALIAVFLDQGAMYDPVKDQQAAGACIQNMLLAAEALGLGAVWLGQILHNKDKVRQELDLDDHLDLMAVIALGRPEPKDRRSQRKPLEDFILKSI